Proteins from a genomic interval of Prionailurus viverrinus isolate Anna chromosome F2, UM_Priviv_1.0, whole genome shotgun sequence:
- the FABP12 gene encoding fatty acid-binding protein 12, whose product MVDQLQGTWKSISCENFEEYMKELGIGRARRKLGCLAKPTVTISTQEGLITIKTRSIFKNNEISFKLGEEFEENTPGGHKTKSVVNLDNDSLIQVQDWNGKETTIKRKVVDGKMVVESAVNNVICTRTYERVQTNSASNS is encoded by the exons ATGGTTGATCAGCTCCAAGGAACATGGAAATCCATTTCTTGTGAAAATTTTGAAGAATATATGAAAGAGCTGG GAATAGGAAGAGCCAGAAGGAAACTTGGCTGTCTGGCAAAACCCACGGTGACCATCAGTACACAGGAAGGTCTGATCACTATAAAAACCAgaagcatctttaaaaataatgagatctccTTTAAACTCGGAGAAGAGTTTGAGGAAAATACACCAGGTGGCCATAAAACCAAG AGTGTGGTAAACTTAGATAATGACTCTCTGATTCAAGTTCAGGACTGGAATGGCAAAGAGACCACCATAAAGAGAAAGGTGGTGGATGGGAAAATGGTGGTG GAAAGTGCTGTGAACAATGTTATCTGCACTCGGACATATGAGAGAGTACAAACAAACTCAGCCTCCAACTCTTAA